From the genome of Salvelinus namaycush isolate Seneca chromosome 10, SaNama_1.0, whole genome shotgun sequence, one region includes:
- the LOC120054895 gene encoding tumor necrosis factor ligand superfamily member 6-like, with amino-acid sequence MSGTQGYIYPQVFLVDRSGGPQPSVQPPGLVPCWSFPPAQERVREQGRARGCRGVGSWSLVVALLFLLLLVFGALGLGAYQIHRLQTQLDGIQQVNIESQGCAPEKLVGDLPESDPDTGKKASRPAAHVIGRIEKDVSQNTLRWEPKAGRAFTEGGVVYRDGGLQVNETGLYHIYSRVQFEANHCTPTDALVHSVFVRRPWSSKPLTLIESHREGYCSSGSNGRVWTSGSYLGSTLQLEKQDWVYVNVSHPAMLSHTHHANFFGLHKI; translated from the exons ATGAGCGGTACCCAGGGCTATATATACCCCCAGGTGTTTCTAGTGGACCGCAGTGGAGGTCCACAGCCGTCGGTCCAACCTCCAGGCCTGGTACCTTGCTGGTCCTTCCCTCCTGCccaggagagggtaagggagcAGGGCAGGGCCAGGGGCTGCAGGGGGGTTGGCTCCTGGAGCCTGGTTGTGGCTTTGCTGTTTCTACTGCTGCTGGTGTTTGGGGCTCTGGGGCTGGGAGCCTACCAGATACACAGGCTACAGACTCAACTGGATGGGATACAACAG GTTAACATTGAGAGCCAAGGTTGTGCACCTGAGAAGCTAGTGGGTGACCTTCCAGAGTCTGATCCAGACACAGGGAAGAAGGCCAGCAGACCTGCAGCACACGTCATAG GCCGTATCGAGAAGGATGTTTCCCAGAATACCTTGCGTTGGGAGCCCAAGGCAGGGCGGGCCTTCACAGAGGGAGGCGTGGTCTATCGGGATGGTGGTCTGCAGGTCAACGAGACTGGGCTCTACCACATCTACTCCcgggtgcagtttgaggccaatCACTGCACCCCTACAGATGCCTTGGTTCACTCTGTGTTTGTGAGGAGGCCCTGGAGCTCAAAGCCTCTCACCTTGATAGAGTCGCACAGGGAGGGCTACTGCAGCTCAGGCTCTAATGGGCGTGTCTGGACCTCTGGGAGTTACCTGGGCTCCACATTGCAGCTGGAGAAGCAGGACTGGGTCTATGTGAACGTCTCCCACCCAGCCATGCTCAGCCACACTCATCATGCCAACTTCTTTGGACTCCACAAGATCTAG